The following coding sequences lie in one Azospirillum humicireducens genomic window:
- a CDS encoding flagellar basal body-associated FliL family protein codes for MAAETDAGELSTDGLPRKKFSGKKLVLFVVLPLVLLIGAGAGVYFSGLLDSLLGKEEQAAEGEQAAAEGDHKAEPGKPDPHAAPVFYDLPDMLVNLNTGNKRPAFLKIKISIQLSKPEDVGAVEHVLPRIIDNFQVYLRELRLEDLRGSAGMYRLRQELLLRITAAAYPVKVKDVLFKEMLVQ; via the coding sequence ATGGCTGCCGAAACCGACGCCGGGGAACTTTCGACCGACGGCCTGCCGCGGAAGAAATTCAGCGGCAAGAAGCTGGTCCTGTTCGTCGTCCTTCCCCTGGTGCTGCTGATCGGCGCCGGTGCCGGCGTTTATTTCTCCGGTTTGCTCGACAGCCTGCTGGGCAAGGAGGAACAGGCTGCCGAGGGCGAACAAGCCGCGGCCGAGGGCGATCACAAGGCGGAACCGGGCAAGCCCGATCCGCATGCGGCCCCGGTCTTCTACGACCTGCCGGACATGCTGGTGAACCTGAACACCGGCAACAAGCGCCCGGCCTTCCTGAAGATCAAGATCTCCATCCAGCTGTCGAAGCCGGAGGATGTCGGAGCGGTGGAGCATGTGCTGCCGCGCATCATCGACAACTTCCAGGTCTATCTGCGCGAGCTGCGGCTGGAGGATTTGCGCGGGTCGGCCGGCATGTACCGGTTGCGTCAGGAACTGCTGCTGCGCATCACCGCAGCCGCCTATCCGGTGAAGGTGAAGGACGTGCTGTTCAAGGAAATGCTGGTCCAGTGA